The segment TCTCCTCAGTCTTTCATGTGCAGTCCCCCGAAGTTACTTTGATGCAGCCAACGGATAGGTTTCACAGCAGGTCCAGCACTTCGGGCAAAGCTGCAGATCAGCAACGAAGCGGTCCTTGCCAGATCTAAGCATCACCGTCCCACTGGGGCAAACAAGATAGCATAAAGCTTTGCAATTAAAGCTTTGCAAGATACGGCAGGCACTTACCCTTGATGTGTGCTTCATACTTGGCCTGGAAGTATTTCAGGATGGTCAATACCGAATTGGCTGCAGTCTGCTCCAGCCGCAGAGAGCCAGCTCACCGATAGCCCCACCCCAAGGGGCCCCGCTTTTTTGCGGATTTGCCTGCTAAAAAAGAGGGTCGTAAAGATGCCCGGGGGTTGGCGGCAGCCTGAACTTTAAGATTGGGGTTTTGTCTTGAGGGCTCCCAGCCAGCCGAGCCACCAGAGGGCCTGAAGCTGGCAGCTGCTGCAGATGAACCGGAGTATAGTTATAGTTAGTTATAAGTATAGGTTTCGTGGCTTCGCCGTCTTGGGGAGGGACGCAAGCCGTACTCCTGGATTTTCCTGTACAATGTTGACTTGCTCAATCCCAAGATAGCTGCCGCCTCGCGGATGTTGTAATCTGTTTGCAGCAAGGCTCTTGTAATGGCTCTTTTTTCCATTTCTTTCACTGGGAGAAGGGCTTCATCACTACCTGAAAGAGCTGAAGAATCCGGAGAAAGAGCAGCAGAAGCGGACACTCCGGACGGAGCAGGCAAGGAAAGCAGGGTCTCGTTTCCTCCGATTTCTTCGGGGAGGTCGCTGGCACGGATCACTCCGCCTTGACACATGCTGACCGCGTGGAGAATGGCATTTTGCAACTCTCTTACATTACCGGGCCAGGGGTGTTCGAGAAGCCTTCTTTTCGCATCATCACTCAAGGCAGGTGGGGGAATTTCTAGTTTCTCAGAAACAGCCTGAATGAAGTAATGAGCCAACTCGAGGATATCCGAACCGCGATCTCGCAAGGGAGGAAGCGTGATCTTGAAAATCGCAATTCGGTAGTATAAGTCCAGGCGAAAGTTACCCCTCCTTACCTCTTCTAAAAGGTTTCTGTTTGATGCCGCGATGAGCCGGAAATCAACCGGGAGATAGCAGTTTCCTCCCACGCGCATGAGTCTCTTTTCTTCGAGTACCCGCAGGAGCGCCGGCTGGAGTTCTAAAGGCATATCTCCAATCTCGTCTAGGAAGAGGGTTCCACCCTGAGCCAGTTCAATCTTTCCCCGCCTGCCTTTGCGGTCGGCACCTGTAAAGGAGCCGCCTTCATACCCGAAGAGTTCGCTTTCGATCAGGCTCTTGGGAATGGCGGCACAATTAAGGGCAATAAAAGGCTTTCCCGGTCGGCTAAGGTGGTGAATATAGCGCGCAAAAACATCCTTTCCGGTGCCGCTTTCCCCTTGCAGGAGGATGTTTGCGTCGGTCGGTGCCACCTTCTGGGCCAGCGCAATGGCATTGGCCAGCCGCGGAGAGCTTCCCAATATGATCGTTATCCCATCAAAAGAGATTGTTTTCATTTCCGAAGCGGTTCGAGAAGACCGGAAACCATGCAACGAAAGGTCTAGCGACTTGGACGAAGGGTGCTCCTTGGATCCTTTAAAGCTACTTCTGCGGTTCACACCCTTAATGACTACGAGGCACCCACATGCTTTCTCAAGGTCGTTCTTGATACAAAGGATGTCTCCTCGAAGCAGAAGAGGTGGGTGGGCTTGTTCCAGTTCAATTTCTATGTCACGGAAAGACTGATTACACTGGAGCGCGGTGTGGATGAAGTACTCACTTTTACCTCCTAGAACAGCTTCAAAGTGATGCCCCACAGGATTCGCACAGACAGGGGAAAGGATATCCAGTGCTTGTTTATTTACCCGGACAATGAGTCCTCTTTCGTTGATTACAACAAAGGCATATTCCTCTGCGTTCGCGAATATGCTGGCAAAGACGGCCTCTTTCGTGAGATTCTGGAAATGCTGCTGGATTGCCAGAGCTATGGAAGCTACCATGCGTAGCGTATTTGGACCCTGACGATAATAGCTATTGCTTGATACGCTCAGAACACCTGCGAGGTTCCCAAAAGCGTCAAAGATTGGCGCTGAAGAGCACGTAACTCCCTGCCAGACCTCGTCATTACTGTAGTGTTCCGGGCCCCACAACTGTACAGGACCCTTTGTGATCAGGCTCAATACATGAGCACAAGTTCCCACTGTAGCCTCTCTCCAGAGCGCACCAGGAATCACCCCAAGTTGCTCACAAACCCTTTTCCTTGCTTTGTCCTTACCGCAGGCAACAAGCAGGAATGTTCCTTCTCTATCCCCCAGGTGTACGGTGAACTTTTCGCAGAGTGCCTCCCTTTTCAGCCAACTAATGTATGGCTTTGCCGCCTTTAGAAGAAGATCGTTCTCCTCAGATAGTCTGGCCAAAGAGGCATCATCTAATACAGGAGGAGGACTATAACGCTCGAGGCTGAGTCCATAGTCTCGAGATCTTAGCCACGACTTGACCACCTCCGGGCGGACCAGACTTACCTTCTCGGGGGGCGTGCGTCCATGGACAACCTCTTTCTTTATCGCCCGAATCCTCTGTGCTAAGAACCACTCTTGGTGTACAAGTTGCTTCAGTACAGAAAATGGGGCATTTGAGATGCAACTTGTTCCCCAAAGCTTGCTATCTTTTTCCCCAAAATGTAGGTTCTTGCAAAAGGCTGCCATTGCCTCACCACCTTTTCTTGCTGGCTACCATTGCCTTAAGCAGCTCCTTGCTCCTCGGTCAGAAGATAATAGGAGAAACGCTCCTTTCACTCCCATCACCTCTGCGTAATAGTGCAATTGTCTTGGCCTCGGAACTATCCTCCTTTTCCATGCCTCGCAGTGGCAAGTTCTATCCTGCCAGTTTCTAGGGTGCCAGGGTATAAATCTGATGCTTCCTACAGGAGAAGTTACCATAACCCTGTCTACAGAGGAAGAAACAAAACTACCCCTGTCGTATTGACCTGCAACCATCGTGCGAGTGCCGAAGAGGTGGTACCTTCGGCCTTTTTTACGCCGCATACTCCGTGAGAATGCCAGCTACTAATACTGAGAACTGGCCCATGCAGGCACTATTTTTATTGTTTTTTTCGCCATAATTACAGTTTCTCCTCCTTCAAGATTCCGGTTTCTCCCAGTTTATCGGCGCACCAGGTAGCGTGTTCCGGGTAGTGCAGAAACATGAATCACTCAGACCCGACAAGTGAGTTCTTTCACAAGCTCAGGAAGCTTAATTTGGTTTCGGAGCCAAGATTATAGGTATCCGTCAGTTGAATATTTGTATTAATATTATATAAAATTTTAGGGCAGCCATCAAAGATTGGATTTTTAGGCAATCGCTTCTTGCTGGATTTTTAGGCTTTTACCGGGCCCCGGCGGGCTGCCCTTGATTCCCATAATGAAATTTCGATTACAAAAAATTGAGAAACTGGATACAAAAGAACCCTGCACCAGCATCAGG is part of the Bacillota bacterium genome and harbors:
- a CDS encoding sigma 54-interacting transcriptional regulator, with translation MARLSEENDLLLKAAKPYISWLKREALCEKFTVHLGDREGTFLLVACGKDKARKRVCEQLGVIPGALWREATVGTCAHVLSLITKGPVQLWGPEHYSNDEVWQGVTCSSAPIFDAFGNLAGVLSVSSNSYYRQGPNTLRMVASIALAIQQHFQNLTKEAVFASIFANAEEYAFVVINERGLIVRVNKQALDILSPVCANPVGHHFEAVLGGKSEYFIHTALQCNQSFRDIEIELEQAHPPLLLRGDILCIKNDLEKACGCLVVIKGVNRRSSFKGSKEHPSSKSLDLSLHGFRSSRTASEMKTISFDGITIILGSSPRLANAIALAQKVAPTDANILLQGESGTGKDVFARYIHHLSRPGKPFIALNCAAIPKSLIESELFGYEGGSFTGADRKGRRGKIELAQGGTLFLDEIGDMPLELQPALLRVLEEKRLMRVGGNCYLPVDFRLIAASNRNLLEEVRRGNFRLDLYYRIAIFKITLPPLRDRGSDILELAHYFIQAVSEKLEIPPPALSDDAKRRLLEHPWPGNVRELQNAILHAVSMCQGGVIRASDLPEEIGGNETLLSLPAPSGVSASAALSPDSSALSGSDEALLPVKEMEKRAITRALLQTDYNIREAAAILGLSKSTLYRKIQEYGLRPSPRRRSHETYTYN